The Lepeophtheirus salmonis chromosome 6, UVic_Lsal_1.4, whole genome shotgun sequence DNA window AGCCAATAACATCCTTGGAATTTCTACGATTGATGGTTTCTGTTTGTCGAGCAGCTACTTTTAAATTGGGACTTCAGGATAAATTGCAAATACCTGATTCCATTCCTGATAATCTCCTTCATCAATTGGAAATCTTGGCTTGCGATTCTGTCACTCTTCAGTTTAGACCCTCTGAAGTGGCTTTGGCTTTATTAGCCTCTGAGTTTCAAAGTCGTACAGATGTCAGTGATCGACATATTTCAACTCTCATGGGGTTCATTGCCGAATTGCAAAAGTACTGCAacgtaagtattttttttttttttgtattcagaacacaaatagaatatatattaatattgtctatgaatcatttttttagatctCATCTGGAAATTTCGTAAATTGTCTGAATGTTGTAATGGagcttttgaataaatacaatGGCGAGGGTACAGTTACTCATCGACAACGCCTGGTGTGGAAATTATCAAATCGAACATTAAGACATCTAAGACCGACAGATAAGCTTCGTCCTACCTTACCAACAATAAAAGAGTCTGGACAGGCCAATGTACAACGTAGAAGGTTGGTTGAATGGTTTATAacaagcatatatattttttaacattctttttaattgttttagatCTTCTAGCGAGTCTTCAGACGAGTTTCTTGAACCCTACAGCGATTCGGATCAAGAAATGGAGGTTGAGGGATGGTCTGTTGAGACTTAGcgcaatattttttctgttttttttaagactCTTCTTACTCTTCTTTAAATCTTAAGATCTTTCATTTATAGAAGGACCCAGATATTTTCCACTTCCACTAAAatttagcttttatttttttttaaatcgtcattagagttaatatttattagaaaaatctacttaaaaaaaattaaaaatataagtcatttgcaagaaaaagaaaaaaaaatatgaaataacagATAACACCCAAAAGCTATTATTTAGccgctgtaaaaaaaaaatatatatatatataatcctttacTTTATGTGTTATTGTCTTTACCCCtagaattttacttttttaaatattaaatagtgtTGGAAGTACCccccccaatttttttaatgaaatggtGATTTTTTCGTTCTTTATTCGTTcctatgaaaattgaattttatcgAGTTTATTTATCACCATAGGCTACATgatgttttttttgctttaactTCATAATCATTACTCGAATACAGCTACAAAAATTACGCCATTTTACAAAGCGCATATTTATAAACCGTAGCGGCAATACGAAGATGGATTTCTTAGCTCACAGGATACAAATCCCCTTTGCTTTTGGCATCATCACAACTAACAAATTTACCTTGAGCTTTGTaaatcagaatattttatagctattcaagagtttcaaatatttccgacccatcaaattaaaaaaaagtttctcatAGTCCTTTGTAACTCTTTCGAAAGTAACTAAGGGACGGTGGTGGATTAATAAATATCGCAACTGATGAatacattattcatttatttagtcaaacttttcattcattcagtctttcaagaaatatattccagtgtttttttaaagaaaaacttcttTTTGATGTGCGTATTTAAtttatgtgcaatttttttttattttgatcgaGTTGGAAAGATTTTTCATTAAGTTATTCACCTATAAGTCTTCATTATatcacttaaatatattatttatttttaaacttttttgggttttttttaaattaaccttTTTGGGAAAAGGAGTTTTATGATTCTGATAATTAGTTTAGCGTATGTGTTAAAtacgtaaataaaaaatatattttttaatcatatctgTATCACAAAAAAATCCCCTTTTCCTTTTGTCGGACCTGCTATTATAACATTAGTCATACGTATAGACTATTTATTACGCAAATCGGGTtagaataaactttatatatctATCTGTCAATATGAAAAATGGATCATTTGTTTATTCCTTAAGTCTGgacaataatgaataattaatcacaaactaaagttgtaaaaaaaaacattatttaaagaaataatacaatttatcttaagtattattatattagttacTAAACAACCAtttagtcttttaaaaaaaaaaaaagagatttaccAATGTATAGATCTATTCAATTATGAAAAGGTAAAGctaattattaaacttttattttttattaaaatagcctacttttacaaaatgttacaaaagtaaaaaaaaaaaataatttatagaacaCAATTTActattcttagaaaaaaaaatctaatctcTGATATGGTGGATGGACCGTGAGGTTTATAAGTGGAAAGGATATCTGAGAAAGATGAAGtctatattttacttattgttCTTAGATTATAAGTAGGGCCGGTTGGGAATTTAAACATGAATGACCTTTGTTAAAATACAGAATGTgcatatttgattgattttttttacttcatcaaaaTGACCATTTGATGGCCTTTTGTTCTATAAAAGtttgatgtatatatttagaattcTCGGGCACTCCCACCCCCTAAAACCGACCCTGTTTATAAccaacaataattaatgaatattttctccCAATCACACctttactttctttatttagaagtaaaatcagtaataattttttgacgaTATTGTCATGTGGGAAATATtgtagaaaatgttttatttttattcattttatttgggtataataattaataatatatatatataaaaactgtgataaaataaaatgtttatcttCTTAGAGTACTCACTTTCCCAAGGCTATCTCTCTCACACACATAACATGAGCATATTATATAGCATATTTAAtttcagtatttatttattatcaatcataaaattatgatttattatctTGGAAACAATATTCTTTATGTttgcaaattaattttccaGACCTGCTGCAATTCTATCGTCAATTTGCTGTATTCTATGTATCTCCTCTTAAATAATGTACTTACGAGTACAACATAACTTATGTTAATTTCATGTACAATTCTGTTCTATGTCAAAAACATCATTATTACCAAATAAGTACAAGAagatcaaataaatacaatctGATATACTAAATCTGCTATTATTTCTACCTTTTCCCTCATAGGTGAAGGACTCTTGACTCCGGATTATAGTACACATATGTGACCTTCACTCAAAACGCAAGCcagagtatttttttctcaaaaattgagtGATTATTACATCTGTTGACAACCGGTTAACCGGTTGTTGTCTGTACTCTTctcttttgttaattatttaatagccAATAGACCACTGTTGTGTTAACTTCGGCGCAGGGTAGTTTTGCCTTAAGGATATTTCGtcttaatatataagtaaatgagATTTAGAAGtcgttatttttcatttaaatggatttttaaattaaagtatgtaATTGTGTTACTATAAAACACATCAAATAGTTGTTGGACAAATGATGGAATTGGGCCCTAAGACttcaatgcatacaccaacaaaatcttACTATATAATGAATTTGAACCAGAAACAAAATAGGTTCGAATAGAAGAAGTGCCAATTACTTATTCGTTATTagttatcattagacatgatggattattgaTATTGGACTTATTCTCATGTTGATTTTATGAGTGTAGTGCATATGAGTTGCTGGTCCGTGGGGAAGGTGAAATCCTTCCAGTGCCGCTTatctgagcatcaaagaacccttctaatatccaaaaacaaCCTGGCCCTCAGGTTATAcagataaaatgttaaaaaaaaaagctgtttAAAGGCTGCCATCGCCttgaagaccaaaaaaattgatactatAACCAGAATCATATAATAAGCTTACATACAATTGTATGgttgttaaaagattgaatgtttggTTATACGGgtgcaatttattttaatagtggGGTAAAATACTGGGAGGGAGATGGCTCGGGGAGTGAAATactgattatgaaaaaaagaaaaagaaacttcGACATCTGACACCAAAAaatagtgtaaatttttatgttcataATATGTGAGTTTATCCCTTATAGTATGAAAAGTCACAACGACTGGCGTTTGAGGGTTAGAAATATCATCTAGCCTActctaaaatatttctttttgagcTGCCTCTATCATATGATTAaatcattgatatttaattgagatatattctttggaaaaagtaaaaattagtgatgggacgatttcaaaaaaattcccgatgccgattatttaatattttaaataatagttaaaaaataccattttgctgtCAGGGTTGAccacagaattatattttaagggacttggtttttgaaagtgaaagaaaaaaaaaactcaaaaaaaaaaaaaaatttattgaaaaaatttgcctatgctcaaaaaattaaattttttgggaaaaaatttaaaatgctaaagtttttggaaaagaaaatttcataaatctccATCTGttctcaaaaatatcaaatactaaatttctaataaaaaaaattaaaaaatacattgtagtTACTcggagaaaattaaattttctagtaaatagcCCAAATCCCTTTATTTGGAGGGGGGCGGGgggcaatttttttcttcataaattagaaaaggaatgAACAGATAAATACCAGTAACAAATAAGATTTGGAATCGCTAATTAcccattattttcccaatggcgatcccgattccagaaaaaaacatccGATTCTCCAATTGCAATCactagtaaaaatatatcttctttttttcaagttgCTTTCTTTAACACAAGAAATATAACAGCTGTCATTTTGACAATTATTCAAACtttgttataataaattcaatgaaGTTCTAATCTATGTAGATAATTAGtcaatattaaatcatttataattgcATCCGCTTACAAAGTTGAACAccttgtttgtttgtctgtttataAGCAggattaaggaaaaaaaagttacgaATCAATTTTAGTGAAAATTTGTAGGAAGAGTAAAtacagtgatgtaaatccggtgtgttttttagatggcccgtttttttggaattggtactcagaaaaatggattttcttttccttagcagttgttattattatttaattccagagtATTGAACATCCCTTCCTATAtagattcaaaacctgattgaaaattcggATGTTCTCATAAACGAGGGAGCGTAATccagaggatttgttgcgtagttataattgtaattccttgttgaactcaaagtagaatGGGGGATAGACAttagagtaattctagcaaatgtccttgtttatatcattgTCTCCTTCCTCCTTTATTCCAGCTAATATGgttaatattaattgtattcctgtccttttggcaacggagcataagtatagaataacttattagtttgagtatttatgtatgataagaataaattctgaaatagccatgacgtatcattGGAGAAGAAGGAATCGTCaggtgacaacaaaatacatagggtatttttgtgttagcgaggtaacgccatGATATCTTAATACACTCGTCgccttattaaataatgaatctaaaaagaagaaacagcacacgcatcaaccgtttttctttttctaatcgctatacttgttttttttctttaaacgcATCCCATCCTTAGGTATAACATATGTTGATGTTGCctatgtaataactaataacgAATAAGGAAAGTATCTTGAAGAACCTCTTCTGGATTCTGACTTTCCCTCGAGCGCTGTTTGCCACTTTCATCACAGTTTAAAACTGTTCTGAAACATTGTCTGTCATGCAAGGACCTCATGTTGcttttattcatttacataaaatatctaaaaatagaagagagagagaaaaaaaaaaaaaaaaatacacgaccctgatatcaggggcgtccgtaggattatattttatatttttttgggggagaggttttttggttttgttcgacaaaaaatccaaagctattcacaaaatattaagttttttgaaaaaattttcaaacattcatagctattcacaaaatattaaatttttgaaaaaaataaaaattttatagaaaaaaattttcaaaaatcaatgcctctttttaaaaagttatttttttttaaattaaaaaattaaatttcaaatataaaagcaaaaaaacattttaaaattaaatttcaaaatttttttttttttggaaaagttaaattacattttcaatattaaattgttcgaaaaaaaaaaattgaaaaattaaatcaaattttttgaaaaaagagttcaaatattaaattttctggtagaaagaaaaaattccttaattctgTTTTTGAAGGGGGCTAAAGGTCCTTCAGCCCACTCCCTGC harbors:
- the CycG gene encoding cyclin G; the protein is MAAAEEIYPYLKRLDHALQLEVKYKGGIQPSCSSNCSGTITCGMRDGSSHVLRCLKVWYDLPSDIFFNAICSIDRFLSKMKAQPKHLSCIAVSAFHLACRQYMQLHQPHKVITIPEPSDLVSISQSRCSPSDLLRMQAILSNKLELNPVAGPEQPITSLEFLRLMVSVCRAATFKLGLQDKLQIPDSIPDNLLHQLEILACDSVTLQFRPSEVALALLASEFQSRTDVSDRHISTLMGFIAELQKYCNISSGNFVNCLNVVMELLNKYNGEGTVTHRQRLVWKLSNRTLRHLRPTDKLRPTLPTIKESGQANVQRRRSSSESSDEFLEPYSDSDQEMEVEGWSVET